GGGCGACCGCGACCCGTTCTGCGACCTCGACCTGCTACGCCAACACGTGCGCAAGCTGCCGCGACGTGCGACGCTCCAGGTCGTCCCGGGCGGCGACCACTCGCTGAAGGTCACGGGTGCCGCCAGCCCCGACGGCACCCCCCGCAGCGCGGTCCGGGTCCTGCAGGATCTGACCGACCCGATCGCCCAGTGGCTCGCCTCGCTGCACGTATGAGCGCGGGCGCCAGGAGGTTCCCCGCGTGATCCAGGAGTTCCGGGAGTTCGTCAACCGCGGCAACTTCGTCGACCTGGCCGTCGGTTTCGTCATGGGTGTGGCCGTGACCGGCGTCGTCAACGCCATCGTCGAGCGGCTGATCATGCCGCTGATCGCCCTCGTCTTCGGTCAGCCCGACTTCGACAGCGTCGGGCAGTTCGCCTGCGAGGGCGGCCAGTGCGCCGGCTCCGTCGGCGCGGTGCTCACGGCGCTGGTCAACTTTCTGCTGATCGCGATCGTGCTGTTCTTCATCGTCAAGGGCTACAACCGTCTCCAGCGCCAGCACCCCGACGAGCCGGAGCCCGAGGCCGACCCCGAGCAGGTCGTGCTGCTACGCGAGATCCGCGACGCGCTCGCCCACCGCGACCCCGCCGGCCCTCAGGTCTGACGCCTCAGCCGGTCGACTCGCTCGCGAAGCGGGCGGCCACGGCGCGCTTCACCGCGCGCCGCGCCGCCTCGTGCAGGGCCGCCTGGGACTCCGAGTCGCGCGAGCCGTGGGATCCGGGCCGCACGAGCCCCTGCTCGCGGGCCGTGCGGGCCACCGCGTCGGCGACGACCGGCACGACCGAGCGGTCGAAGGGGGAGGGCACGACGTAGTCCGCCCCCAGGTCGTCGCCGACGATCGAGGCAATGCCGTGCGCGGCGGCGATCTTCATCTCGTCGGTGACCGTGGTCGCGGCCGCGTCCAGCAGGCCGCGGAACAGCCCGGGGAAGCACAGCACGTTGTTGATCTGGTTCGGGAAGTCGGAGCGACCGGTGGCCATCACCCGGACGTGCCCGCGGGCCACGTCGGGATGGATCTCCGGCGTCGGGTTGGCCAGCGCGAACACGATCCGGTCCGGTGCCATGGTCTGCACCAGTTCCAGCGGCAGAGAGTTCGGGCCGGACACGCCGATGAACACGTCGGCGTCGCGCAGGGCGACCGCCTTGCCGCCGCTCAACTCCCGAGGGTTGACCTGCCGGGCGAGGCGGCGACGGATCGGGTCGGTGCCCTTCCGGCGCGGTTCCACGATGCCGTGCACGTCGACCGGGACGATGTCCTGGATACCGGCGGCCCGCAGCAGGTTGATGATCGCGACGCCGGCCGAGCCGATGCCCTGCACGACGACCCGCAGGCTCGTGAGGTCGCGTTCGACCACGCGGGCGGCGTTGATCAGCGCCGCCAGCACGACCACGGCGGTGCCGTGCTGGTCGTCGTGGAAGACGGGGATGTCCAGCCGCTGACGGAGCTTGCCCTCGATCTCGAAGCAGCGCGGCGCCGAGATGTCCTCGAGGTTGATGCCACCGAAGCCGCTGGCGATGCGGGCGACGGTCTCCACGAACGCGTCCGGGTCGTGCTCGTCGACCAGCAGCGGGTAGGCGTCGACACCGCCGAACGACTTCAGCAGCATCGCCTTGCCCTCCATGACGGGCAGTGACGCGAGCGGTCCGATGTCGCCCAGTCCGAGCACCGCCGAGCCGTCGGTGACGATCGCGACGGAGTTGCCGCGCACCGTGAACCGGTAGGCCGCGACCGGGTCCTCGGCGATCAGCTGGCAGACCTTCGCGACCCCGGGCGTGTAGACGAGCGCCAGGTCCTCGGGGCCGCGCACCTCGCGCGTCACCTCGACGCGGATCTTGCCGCCCTCGTGCGCCGCCAGCACGTCGTCGAGGATCGACAGCAGCTCCACGCCCTCCTCGTCGACGAGCGCGGCGGCGACGGCGTCGGCGTGGGTGTCGTCGCGGACCTCGACGGTGATGTCGCGGAAGACGACGTGGCGCTGCTCGTCGGTGCGCTCGGTGGCGACGAGTTCGGCGCCACACGCCTCCAGGACGCCCGTGACCCGCGCCAGCATCCCGGGGGCGTTCTCCAGGGCGAGCCGGAGGGTCAGGCGTTGCGGCAACGGTGGCACAGTGGTTTCCCGCTCTCCCGGGCCAGGACCATGGCGAGGATAGGCTGCCGGCCACCGTCGCCCGCATTCGCGCCGCGCGCCGTATCCGTCCTCGTCTCCGGAGCCTCCTGCATGTCCGCCGAACTCGCCCAGCGGTCCATCGACACGATCCGCACGCTGGCCATGGATGCCGTCCAGCAGGCCAACTCCGGTCATCCGGGGATGCCGATGGGGTGCGCCCCGATGGCGTACGTGCTGTTCAACGAGGTCATGCGGCTCGACCCGACGCGGGTCGACTGGCCCGACCGCGACCGGTTCGTGCTGTCCGCGGGCCACGGCTCGATGCTGCTGTACGCGGCGCTGCACCTGGCCGGCTACGAACGCCCGAACCTCGAGGACCTGCAGCACTTCCGCCAGTGGGGCTACCCGACCGCGGGCCACCCGGAGAACTTCCTGCTGGACGCCGTGGAGACCACGACGGGGCCGCTCGGTCAGGGCCTCGCCAACGGCGTCGGCATGGCCGTGGCGATCGAGCGCCTCGCGGCCGAGTTCAACCGGCCCGGCCACGACGTCGTCGACCACCGCGTCTACGGGATCGTCTCCGACGGCGACCTCATGGAGGGCGTCGCTGCGGAGGCCGCCTCGCTGGCCGGCCACCTGCGACTCGGACGGATCACCTACCTGTACGACGACAACACGATCACGATCGACGGCAAGACCGACCTGGCCTTCAGCGAGGACGTGCTGGCCCGCTTCGACGCCTACGGGTGGCACACCCAGCGGGTGGAGGACGGCAACGACCTCGACGCCCTGCGCGCGGCGATCGCCGCCGCCGACGCCGACGAGCGCCCCAGCCTCGTCGCGGTGCGCACGGTGATCGGGTTCGGCTCTCCCAACAAGGCCGGTACCTCGTCCTCGCACGGCTCGCCGCTGGGTCCCGACGAGGTCGCCGCCACCAAGCAGGCGCTGGGGTGGCCGCACGAGGAGCCGTTCACCGTCCCCGACGACGTCCGCGACCACCTCGACCTGCGCGAGCGCGGGCGGGCCGCGCGCGAGGCGTGGGAGGAGCGCTTCGCCGCCTACCGCGACGCCCACCCGGACCTGGCGGCCGAGTTCGAGCGCCGGGTCGTGCGCGGCGAGCTGCCCGAGGGCTGGACCGACGCCCTGCCGACGCTGGACGAGAAGGCCGCCACGCGCCAGCACTCGGGAGCGGTCATCAACGCCATCGCCGAGCGGGTGCCGGAACTGTTCGGCGGCTCGGCCGATCTGGCTGCCTCGAACAACACCGACGTCAAGGGCGGCGGCGACTTCTCCGCCGACGAGCGGCCGGGTGGGGGCGGCCCCGGGGGGAGGCTCGGGCGCAACATGCGGTTCGGCGTGCGCGAGCACGCGATGGCCGCGATGGCCAACGGGATGGCGCTGCACGGCGGGATCCGGCCGTACGTCGCCACCTTCCTGATCTTCACCGACTACTGCCGCCCGGCGATCCGCCTGTCGGCGCTGATGAAGCAGAACGTCGTCTACGTCATGACCCACGACTCGATCGGGCTGGGCGAGGACGGCCCCACCCACCAGCCGATCGAGCACCTGCCCGCGCTGCGTGCCATCCCGGGGCTGCAGGTGCTGCGCCCCGCCGACGGTGACGAGACCGTCGGCGCGTGGCGGGCGGCGCTGGAGCACGACGGCCCGTCGGTGCTGGCGCTGACCCGCCAGGGGCTGCCGCCGCTGGGCGACAAGCCGGCCGACGCCGTCGACCGCGGCGCGTACGTGCTCGGCGAGTTCGGCCCGGCCGACACGGAGCTGGCGCTGATCCTCATCGGTACCGGCTCCGAGGTGCAGCACTGCCTCGGCGCCGCCGAGCAACTGGCCGGCGAGGGCCACCGCGTCCGCGTCGTGTCGATGCCCTCGTGGGAGCGTTTCGGCGCCCAGGACCAGGCCTACCGCGACGAGGTGCTGCCCCCGCAGGTCCGGGCGCGGGTCGCCGTCGAGGCCGCGGCGAACTTCGGCTGGGAGCGCTGGGTCGGCGACGCCGGTGCAGTGGTCGCCATGGAGCGCTTCGGTGCGTCCGCGCCGGCCGAGAAGCTCTTCGAGGTGTTCGGGTTCACCCCCGAGCACGTCGCCGAGGTCGCCCGCGGCCTGCTGGACGGCTGACGTCCTTCGTGGGCCGGCCGCGGCCGCGACCCTCGGCGAAGGCGAGGTTCGCGGCCTCGGCCCGGCTGGCCCGCAGGTACCAGAAGCGCGCGACGAGCCCCAGCATGGTCGTGCCGATGAGGGCGTTGAGCAGCGCCGCCTGCCAGCCCGCGGTGATCTGCACGAGCCCGATGACCGGCCCGAGCAGCCAGGCCCAGCGCCACAGGCGCATCTGACGGCGGGCGATCACCACGGCCAGCGGGGCGTGCTTGCGCTTGTCGACGGCCACGCCGCGGTTGACGGCCCGCACGATGGCCCGGCGCTGGGCGAGATCCAGCGCCGCGAACTGTCGGCGGTGGTCGTCCGGGTCGGGGATCCTGGCCACGGCGTCGACTCGTGTGCTCGGGGTCGGTCGTCTGCGTGCGGGCGGGAGCGTACGGTCCAGGGACGGATCGGGTTCGAACGTGGGATGGAAGCCGTCGGCAGAGGAAGCGCCGTGCTGCGTCGTCCACGTCCGGAGCGTCCCGGCCCCGGTCAGGAATCCGTCTGGGACTATCCGCGACCGCCGACCGTCGACCCGTCG
This is a stretch of genomic DNA from Egicoccus sp. AB-alg2. It encodes these proteins:
- a CDS encoding NAD-dependent malic enzyme, giving the protein MPPLPQRLTLRLALENAPGMLARVTGVLEACGAELVATERTDEQRHVVFRDITVEVRDDTHADAVAAALVDEEGVELLSILDDVLAAHEGGKIRVEVTREVRGPEDLALVYTPGVAKVCQLIAEDPVAAYRFTVRGNSVAIVTDGSAVLGLGDIGPLASLPVMEGKAMLLKSFGGVDAYPLLVDEHDPDAFVETVARIASGFGGINLEDISAPRCFEIEGKLRQRLDIPVFHDDQHGTAVVVLAALINAARVVERDLTSLRVVVQGIGSAGVAIINLLRAAGIQDIVPVDVHGIVEPRRKGTDPIRRRLARQVNPRELSGGKAVALRDADVFIGVSGPNSLPLELVQTMAPDRIVFALANPTPEIHPDVARGHVRVMATGRSDFPNQINNVLCFPGLFRGLLDAAATTVTDEMKIAAAHGIASIVGDDLGADYVVPSPFDRSVVPVVADAVARTAREQGLVRPGSHGSRDSESQAALHEAARRAVKRAVAARFASESTG
- the tkt gene encoding transketolase, producing MSAELAQRSIDTIRTLAMDAVQQANSGHPGMPMGCAPMAYVLFNEVMRLDPTRVDWPDRDRFVLSAGHGSMLLYAALHLAGYERPNLEDLQHFRQWGYPTAGHPENFLLDAVETTTGPLGQGLANGVGMAVAIERLAAEFNRPGHDVVDHRVYGIVSDGDLMEGVAAEAASLAGHLRLGRITYLYDDNTITIDGKTDLAFSEDVLARFDAYGWHTQRVEDGNDLDALRAAIAAADADERPSLVAVRTVIGFGSPNKAGTSSSHGSPLGPDEVAATKQALGWPHEEPFTVPDDVRDHLDLRERGRAAREAWEERFAAYRDAHPDLAAEFERRVVRGELPEGWTDALPTLDEKAATRQHSGAVINAIAERVPELFGGSADLAASNNTDVKGGGDFSADERPGGGGPGGRLGRNMRFGVREHAMAAMANGMALHGGIRPYVATFLIFTDYCRPAIRLSALMKQNVVYVMTHDSIGLGEDGPTHQPIEHLPALRAIPGLQVLRPADGDETVGAWRAALEHDGPSVLALTRQGLPPLGDKPADAVDRGAYVLGEFGPADTELALILIGTGSEVQHCLGAAEQLAGEGHRVRVVSMPSWERFGAQDQAYRDEVLPPQVRARVAVEAAANFGWERWVGDAGAVVAMERFGASAPAEKLFEVFGFTPEHVAEVARGLLDG
- the mscL gene encoding large conductance mechanosensitive channel protein MscL, whose product is MIQEFREFVNRGNFVDLAVGFVMGVAVTGVVNAIVERLIMPLIALVFGQPDFDSVGQFACEGGQCAGSVGAVLTALVNFLLIAIVLFFIVKGYNRLQRQHPDEPEPEADPEQVVLLREIRDALAHRDPAGPQV